A genomic window from Kiloniellales bacterium includes:
- a CDS encoding ABC transporter ATP-binding protein: protein MPRTDALSRLQGAGRYALELEAVSRHFGALVALADINLTVEAGERRAVLGSNGAGKTTLFNAITGDFPPTTGRVRLFGEDVTDLPVHERIRRGLRRTYQISLLFNGLSVIENIYLACRGVSRRRFALRRPSRDDSAMALAETLLEAVHLHEVRDDQVATLSHGQQRQLEIALALAGAPRLILFDEPAAGLSPTERTELVEILQSLPEHIGYIIIEHDMDVALRVAERVTMMHNGRVLKEGTPQEIETDPEVQEIYLGQGHA, encoded by the coding sequence ATGCCCAGAACCGATGCGCTTTCGCGTCTTCAAGGCGCCGGCCGTTACGCGCTGGAACTTGAAGCGGTCAGCCGCCATTTCGGCGCGCTGGTCGCCCTGGCGGACATCAACCTGACCGTCGAGGCGGGGGAGCGGCGCGCGGTTCTGGGATCGAACGGCGCGGGCAAGACCACGCTGTTCAACGCGATCACCGGCGACTTTCCGCCGACCACCGGTCGCGTGCGTCTGTTCGGCGAGGACGTGACGGATCTGCCGGTCCACGAGCGGATCCGTCGCGGCCTGCGCCGCACCTATCAGATCTCGCTGCTGTTCAACGGGCTCAGCGTGATCGAGAACATCTATCTCGCCTGCCGCGGGGTCAGCCGCCGGCGCTTCGCGCTCAGGCGGCCGTCGCGCGACGACAGCGCCATGGCCCTGGCCGAGACCCTGCTCGAGGCGGTCCATCTCCACGAGGTGCGCGACGACCAGGTCGCGACGCTCAGCCACGGGCAGCAGCGCCAGCTGGAGATCGCGCTCGCCCTGGCCGGGGCGCCGCGGCTGATCCTGTTCGACGAGCCGGCGGCCGGCCTCTCGCCGACCGAGCGGACCGAGCTGGTCGAGATCCTGCAGTCCCTGCCGGAGCACATCGGCTACATCATCATCGAGCACGACATGGACGTCGCGCTCCGGGTCGCCGAGCGGGTGACCATGATGCACAACGGGCGGGTCCTGAAGGAAGGCACGCCCCAGGAGATCGAGACCGATCCCGAGGTGCAGGAAATCTACCTGGGGCAGGGCCATGCCTGA